Proteins found in one Campylobacter concisus genomic segment:
- the dnaG gene encoding DNA primase, whose translation MIDPKSIEKLKNQIDIVDIIEHYLPVKKMGANYKCVCPFHDDRNPSMSISQSKQIFHCFACKAGGDAIKFVMDYEKLTYPEAIERIASLVNFSLEYTSDKAPTQKENKHILEKANAFYRSEFFKHESAVRYIYSRGINDAMIEKFELGWAGDSASTIRLLQNENIEPKEALEVGIVKQNEKGIYASFIERITFPIYAHTAKLVGFGGRTISDHPAKYVNSPQSIVFDKSKLLYGYHLARQSIFEKKQIIITEGYLDVIMLHFAGFTNAVAVLGTALTTNHLPLLKRGEISVVLCFDGDSAGINAAIKSSRLLVQNEIDGSVVIIKDGADPADMVFAGRSDELKEMFGSGTELGEFYIEQVVKKYDITRPVQKQKCLEEIVEFTNSLKPIIAKSYELLVSNLLKIELNTFSLHGQRYINRQDQNFTNAATTNKQTAQKKDKTDILEFSVLKSMLANKNYEAIVLNELEEKFFLHHKDYFQAVLLPNIEDNAVLVREIYVDESSNVALSEDSLKEAILKLKLKYYEKFREDTRKSQKPNKIEIMQKISEIIKGLHNKLQKN comes from the coding sequence ATGATAGATCCAAAATCCATAGAAAAACTCAAAAATCAAATCGATATCGTTGACATTATAGAGCACTATTTGCCTGTTAAAAAAATGGGTGCAAACTACAAATGTGTCTGCCCATTTCACGACGATAGAAATCCTAGTATGAGCATAAGTCAAAGTAAGCAAATTTTTCACTGTTTTGCTTGCAAGGCCGGCGGAGATGCGATCAAATTTGTAATGGATTATGAGAAATTAACCTATCCAGAAGCTATCGAAAGAATAGCTAGCCTTGTAAATTTTAGCCTCGAATACACAAGCGATAAAGCCCCAACACAAAAAGAAAATAAGCACATTTTAGAAAAGGCAAATGCTTTTTATAGGAGCGAATTTTTCAAGCATGAATCCGCTGTGAGATATATCTATTCTCGTGGTATAAATGACGCGATGATCGAGAAATTTGAGCTTGGTTGGGCTGGGGATAGTGCTAGTACCATTAGGCTTTTGCAAAATGAAAATATCGAACCAAAAGAGGCGCTTGAAGTTGGAATCGTAAAGCAAAACGAGAAGGGAATTTATGCTAGTTTTATCGAGCGTATTACATTTCCCATATATGCGCACACGGCAAAACTAGTTGGCTTTGGCGGTAGAACGATCTCAGATCATCCTGCAAAATATGTAAATTCTCCACAAAGCATAGTTTTTGACAAGTCAAAGCTGCTTTACGGCTATCATTTAGCTAGACAAAGCATTTTTGAAAAAAAGCAGATTATCATCACAGAGGGATATTTAGATGTTATCATGCTGCACTTTGCTGGCTTTACAAACGCCGTTGCCGTGCTTGGGACTGCGCTTACGACTAATCACTTACCACTTTTAAAAAGAGGAGAGATAAGCGTAGTGCTTTGTTTTGATGGTGACTCGGCTGGTATAAATGCCGCTATAAAATCATCTCGTCTTTTGGTTCAAAACGAAATAGATGGAAGCGTTGTCATTATAAAAGATGGTGCAGACCCTGCGGATATGGTCTTTGCAGGCAGAAGTGACGAGCTAAAAGAGATGTTTGGCTCTGGAACTGAGCTTGGTGAGTTTTATATCGAGCAAGTTGTAAAAAAATATGATATTACGCGCCCAGTGCAAAAGCAAAAATGTTTAGAAGAGATAGTGGAATTTACAAATTCTCTAAAGCCAATAATCGCAAAAAGTTACGAATTACTAGTTTCAAATTTACTCAAAATAGAGCTAAATACTTTTAGCCTTCATGGACAAAGATATATAAACAGACAAGATCAAAATTTTACAAATGCTGCAACGACAAATAAACAAACGGCTCAAAAAAAAGATAAAACTGATATTTTGGAATTTAGCGTTTTAAAGAGTATGCTTGCAAATAAAAATTACGAAGCTATTGTTTTAAACGAGCTTGAGGAGAAATTCTTCTTGCATCATAAAGATTATTTTCAAGCTGTTTTATTGCCAAATATTGAAGATAATGCGGTGCTTGTTAGAGAAATTTATGTTGATGAGAGCTCAAATGTAGCTTTGAGCGAAGATAGCCTTAAAGAGGCCATTTTAAAGCTAAAGCTAAAATACTATGAGAAGTTTCGCGAAGATACTAGAAAATCACAAAAACCAAATAAAATCGAAATAATGCAAAAAATTTCAGAGATCATTAAAGGCTTGCACAACAAACTACAAAAGAATTAG
- the rnhA gene encoding ribonuclease HI, whose translation MKTVTLFSDGSCLGNPGAGGWAYILRFNEAQKKESGGEAYTTNNQMELKAAIMGLKALKEPCEVRLFTDSSYVVNSINEWLSNWQKRNFKNVKNVELWQEYLEISKPHKVVASWVKGHAGHPENEECDQMARDEALKIKDENER comes from the coding sequence GTGAAGACAGTAACACTTTTTAGCGACGGCTCGTGCCTTGGAAACCCTGGAGCTGGCGGCTGGGCTTATATTTTGAGATTTAACGAAGCGCAGAAAAAAGAGAGTGGCGGCGAGGCATATACGACAAATAACCAAATGGAGCTAAAAGCTGCAATAATGGGGCTAAAAGCGCTAAAAGAGCCTTGCGAAGTGAGGCTCTTTACCGATAGCTCATACGTGGTAAATAGCATAAATGAGTGGCTTTCCAACTGGCAAAAGAGAAATTTTAAAAACGTAAAAAATGTCGAGCTTTGGCAGGAGTATTTAGAAATTTCAAAGCCTCACAAAGTCGTGGCAAGCTGGGTTAAGGGGCACGCTGGACACCCTGAAAACGAGGAGTGCGACCAGATGGCAAGAGATGAGGCATTAAAAATAAAAGATGAGAATGAAAGATGA
- a CDS encoding molybdopterin-dependent oxidoreductase, which translates to MKRRDFIKFSALAATAAQANKIEGVTKTIFDQNKTFGANRFGLFWANTNSNQIVSVDPFEGDKFPNTMNNSLPDLIQNESRVLYPYVRKSYLKAKGAAKSELRGKEEFVRVSWDTALDLAAKALKENFDKYGPESIYGECYWWGGSGKISWGRTVGHRMLKVLGGYVEESGDYSTGAGLVIMLHVLGNSAVYDAPTKWEAIAKNAKNVVFWGTDPLVTDQISWQPPTHDGYLGIKKIKEAGIKTYSVCVFKNDTTRYLDSETIIVRPNTDVAMMLGMCHYLYENKLYDEEFIKKYTVGFNKFKDYLLGTTDKVVKDINWASKICGVKAEDIAKFATALAKEPSVIIAGRSLQRQDHGEMSFWGIVTLSAMLGQIGKEGLGFEFNLYHSNGATDKIAPSLKGISTSISEKYDNVDGAPWKKFKNVTIPSSRSIEALQNPGKEIDYDGSKIKLPHMRVAYMASGSMFTRHQDVNNAVKAWRKFDTVITAEPFWTSTAKLSDIVLPVALEVERNDINQSVPTNEYIVAYKPVVEPMGESRSDYWICSQICKRWGREEVFTEGKDELGWAKEFYADAAEQAKGINVKMPSFDEFWKEGYVRFEQDDEASRYYTRLSAFRENPHKNRLGTPSGKIELYSPTIAKFGYKDFAPHVAWIEPFEWLGSEKAKKYPFSVTTPHSRYRLHSQLNNSVIRNYAEVCAREPMLINVNDAKAKGIATGDVVRVFNDRGEILVGALVTDIIPEHVIAICEGAWYDPEVLGEKSLCKHGCINVLTRDKGTSSIAQSNCGHTILADLEKYKGEIKPITAFSKPKILQSL; encoded by the coding sequence ATGAAAAGGCGAGATTTTATAAAATTTTCTGCACTTGCTGCCACAGCAGCGCAGGCAAACAAGATAGAGGGCGTGACTAAGACCATTTTTGACCAAAACAAAACCTTTGGCGCAAATAGATTTGGGCTATTTTGGGCAAATACCAACTCAAACCAAATCGTATCTGTTGATCCATTTGAGGGCGATAAATTCCCAAATACCATGAACAACAGCTTGCCAGACCTCATCCAAAACGAAAGTCGCGTGCTCTATCCATACGTGAGAAAGAGCTACCTAAAGGCAAAAGGTGCAGCAAAGAGCGAGCTTCGTGGCAAAGAGGAATTTGTGCGCGTTAGCTGGGATACCGCCCTTGATCTAGCAGCAAAAGCCTTAAAAGAAAATTTCGACAAATATGGCCCTGAGAGCATCTACGGCGAGTGCTACTGGTGGGGCGGCAGCGGTAAGATCAGCTGGGGCAGGACTGTTGGTCACAGGATGCTAAAAGTGCTTGGCGGATATGTCGAAGAGAGCGGCGACTACTCAACGGGTGCTGGCCTTGTTATCATGCTTCACGTCCTAGGCAACAGCGCCGTTTATGATGCTCCGACAAAGTGGGAGGCTATCGCTAAAAACGCTAAAAATGTTGTATTTTGGGGCACTGACCCACTTGTAACTGATCAAATTTCATGGCAGCCACCAACACATGATGGCTATCTTGGCATCAAAAAGATAAAAGAGGCAGGCATAAAAACTTATAGCGTTTGCGTCTTTAAAAACGACACCACAAGATACCTTGACTCTGAAACTATCATCGTTCGTCCAAATACCGACGTAGCAATGATGCTTGGCATGTGCCACTATCTATATGAAAACAAGCTTTATGACGAAGAATTTATCAAAAAATACACAGTTGGCTTTAATAAATTTAAAGACTATCTACTTGGCACAACCGACAAGGTGGTAAAAGATATCAACTGGGCGAGTAAAATTTGTGGCGTAAAAGCTGAGGATATCGCTAAATTTGCAACAGCACTTGCAAAAGAGCCAAGCGTCATCATCGCAGGCAGATCACTTCAAAGACAAGATCACGGCGAGATGAGCTTTTGGGGTATCGTAACACTTAGCGCGATGTTAGGTCAGATCGGCAAAGAGGGACTTGGCTTTGAGTTTAACCTCTACCACTCAAATGGCGCTACAGACAAGATCGCTCCGTCACTAAAAGGCATCAGCACTAGCATCAGCGAAAAATACGACAACGTAGATGGCGCTCCTTGGAAGAAATTTAAAAACGTCACCATCCCATCTTCAAGATCAATCGAAGCTTTGCAAAACCCTGGCAAAGAGATAGACTATGACGGCTCAAAGATCAAGCTACCACACATGAGAGTGGCTTACATGGCGTCTGGATCGATGTTTACAAGGCATCAAGATGTAAATAACGCCGTAAAAGCGTGGCGTAAATTTGACACTGTAATAACCGCTGAGCCATTTTGGACAAGCACAGCAAAACTAAGCGACATCGTCTTGCCAGTAGCCCTTGAAGTCGAGAGAAACGACATCAACCAAAGCGTGCCTACAAACGAATACATCGTAGCTTACAAGCCTGTTGTTGAGCCTATGGGCGAGAGCAGGAGCGATTACTGGATCTGCTCACAAATTTGCAAACGCTGGGGCAGAGAAGAGGTCTTTACAGAGGGCAAAGATGAGCTTGGCTGGGCGAAAGAATTTTACGCAGACGCAGCCGAGCAAGCTAAAGGCATAAATGTCAAGATGCCAAGCTTTGATGAGTTTTGGAAAGAGGGATATGTTAGATTTGAGCAAGATGACGAAGCTAGCAGATACTACACAAGGCTTAGCGCTTTTAGAGAAAATCCTCACAAAAACCGCCTAGGCACGCCATCTGGCAAGATAGAGCTCTACTCTCCAACTATCGCTAAATTTGGCTACAAAGACTTTGCACCGCACGTTGCTTGGATCGAGCCGTTTGAGTGGCTTGGCAGCGAAAAAGCCAAAAAGTATCCATTTAGCGTCACAACCCCACACTCAAGATACCGCCTCCACTCACAGCTAAATAACTCCGTGATCAGAAACTACGCTGAAGTATGCGCAAGAGAGCCAATGCTAATAAACGTAAATGACGCCAAAGCAAAAGGTATCGCAACTGGCGACGTGGTGAGAGTATTTAACGACAGGGGCGAAATTTTAGTTGGTGCGCTTGTCACTGACATCATCCCAGAGCACGTCATCGCCATCTGCGAGGGTGCATGGTACGATCCTGAAGTGCTGGGCGAAAAGAGCCTTTGTAAGCACGGATGCATCAATGTCCTAACACGCGACAAAGGTACGTCTAGCATCGCTCAAAGTAACTGCGGACATACGATACTAGCGGATCTTGAAAAATATAAAGGCGAGATCAAGCCAATAACTGCGTTTTCTAAACCAAAAATTTTACAATCTTTGTAG
- a CDS encoding autotransporter outer membrane beta-barrel domain-containing protein gives MHNEVNIIGSTIEKSRQSGVYIDLTDRSDVNFNKVKATLVSKSKNKNGESMLGVFAIPTFDNSNEDAKIDGRVRNYGLGIFSRLNLPRDFYIDLMAKAGRSQTKVDAKDVDYKISIPYYNASFGVGKKIKFDSFILDSGLNYALSYAGSDEADIGQSILKFSSVTSSRAKIYSKIAYDAGKFNPYGKISAEYKFNTKSKIAVMQEDEEISLTQKGTSSEVEVGLRYTPTYATLINFGIARSFGKKDQSSAKLQFAYRF, from the coding sequence ATGCACAACGAAGTTAATATAATTGGTTCTACTATCGAAAAAAGTAGACAATCAGGTGTTTATATTGATTTAACAGATAGAAGTGATGTAAATTTTAACAAAGTAAAAGCAACTCTCGTATCAAAAAGTAAAAATAAAAATGGCGAGTCTATGCTTGGGGTTTTTGCTATACCAACATTTGATAACAGCAATGAAGATGCCAAAATAGATGGTAGAGTTAGAAATTATGGACTTGGTATTTTTTCAAGGCTAAATTTACCACGTGATTTTTATATCGATCTCATGGCAAAAGCTGGTAGGAGCCAAACTAAGGTTGATGCAAAAGATGTGGATTATAAAATCTCAATACCATATTACAATGCTAGCTTTGGCGTCGGCAAAAAGATAAAATTTGATAGCTTTATACTTGATAGTGGTCTAAACTACGCACTCTCTTATGCCGGTAGCGATGAGGCAGATATCGGACAAAGCATATTAAAATTTAGCAGCGTTACATCAAGTAGAGCTAAAATTTACTCAAAAATAGCTTATGATGCTGGTAAATTTAATCCTTATGGAAAAATTAGTGCCGAGTATAAATTTAACACCAAGTCAAAAATAGCAGTGATGCAAGAAGACGAGGAGATCAGCCTAACTCAAAAAGGCACAAGCTCAGAGGTTGAGGTCGGTCTAAGATATACGCCAACTTATGCAACACTCATAAATTTTGGCATAGCACGATCTTTTGGTAAAAAAGATCAAAGCAGCGCAAAACTTCAGTTTGCTTATAGATTCTAA
- a CDS encoding tetratricopeptide repeat protein: MSVDIFFIGHRDPIFSLIILFSIILMIAALSYAWGIFSSKDEKKRIEKFIRKFDSKDGISSEHKQMLQSPEIDAQSLCMLGQTFAKNGDFEKSISVYLIALGKVRDKNEKEFILNELGEVYFKAGFLKKASEVFEKVLELSPRNVLALRFLTMIDEKLKNYKEALYALNSLEELGVNVKDQKAYIKAISTLDDRNLSFNEKVEILSRLSQNFELLRRMILALFIRHNENLENLKDFARFEDVIDLLYNLKTPINLSDPKYKSLFYAKGDIDELCEIYGFELNVIKKLKDAKFEAAGLSFNYVCKSCKNSFPMHFYRCPVCHELGSVKILSHITEKPSEDSNTF; the protein is encoded by the coding sequence ATGAGCGTGGATATTTTTTTCATTGGGCACAGAGATCCGATATTTAGCCTTATTATTTTATTTAGCATTATTTTGATGATAGCCGCATTAAGCTATGCTTGGGGTATCTTTTCAAGCAAAGATGAGAAAAAACGCATTGAAAAATTTATAAGAAAATTTGATAGCAAAGATGGCATAAGTAGCGAGCATAAACAGATGCTACAAAGCCCAGAGATAGACGCTCAAAGCCTTTGCATGCTAGGGCAAACTTTTGCTAAAAATGGTGATTTTGAAAAATCAATTAGTGTTTATCTCATAGCACTTGGCAAAGTTAGAGATAAAAATGAAAAAGAATTTATCCTAAATGAGCTTGGAGAGGTCTATTTTAAGGCTGGATTTTTAAAAAAAGCTAGCGAAGTCTTTGAAAAAGTGCTTGAACTAAGCCCAAGAAATGTACTTGCACTTCGCTTTTTAACGATGATAGATGAAAAACTTAAAAACTATAAAGAAGCCCTTTATGCGCTAAATTCTCTTGAAGAGCTTGGTGTAAATGTAAAAGATCAAAAGGCCTATATAAAGGCGATCAGTACGCTTGATGATAGAAATTTAAGCTTTAATGAAAAGGTAGAAATTCTCTCCCGTCTTAGCCAAAATTTTGAGCTTTTAAGACGTATGATCTTAGCACTTTTCATAAGGCACAATGAAAATTTAGAAAATTTAAAAGATTTTGCTCGTTTTGAAGATGTGATCGATCTGCTTTACAACCTAAAAACGCCTATAAATTTAAGCGATCCAAAGTACAAATCACTCTTTTACGCAAAGGGCGATATAGATGAGCTTTGCGAAATTTATGGCTTTGAGCTAAACGTCATCAAAAAACTAAAAGATGCTAAATTTGAGGCGGCTGGGCTAAGCTTTAACTACGTTTGTAAAAGCTGCAAAAACTCATTTCCGATGCACTTTTACCGCTGTCCAGTCTGCCACGAGCTAGGAAGTGTAAAAATTTTATCCCACATCACAGAAAAACCAAGTGAAGACAGTAACACTTTTTAG
- the proC gene encoding pyrroline-5-carboxylate reductase, which yields MKNVKIGFIGGGNMGGAMIEALWRVQPDEVGVVRNSAEEGRKSSGGSEARGTENLAQTDKTPSLHECEKKTKFEIIACARNKNEALRQRFGIKIAASETDLAREADAIVLATKPASYEAILRLIAPDLAGKILLLLAPNFDIKRARQIVGEGVYIARVMPNIAACIGASATALCFDAGFSEAKKETVREIIAKIGKIYEIDETGFAAFTGIASSLPAYACAFIEAAADAGVRGGLPRQLCYDAVAAAVEGTARLIQSGKHPAALKDEVCSPAGTTIEGLAALEKGGFRGALMDAVAACIAKARG from the coding sequence ATGAAAAACGTAAAAATAGGCTTCATCGGCGGCGGAAATATGGGCGGCGCGATGATAGAGGCGCTTTGGCGAGTGCAACCTGACGAGGTCGGCGTAGTGCGAAACTCGGCCGAGGAGGGGCGAAAATCCAGCGGCGGCAGCGAGGCGCGCGGGACTGAAAATTTAGCGCAAACGGATAAAACCCCAAGCCTGCATGAATGCGAAAAAAAGACGAAATTTGAAATCATAGCCTGCGCCAGAAACAAAAACGAAGCTTTACGGCAGAGATTCGGTATAAAAATAGCCGCGAGCGAAACGGATCTAGCGCGCGAAGCGGACGCGATCGTGCTGGCTACTAAGCCCGCTAGCTACGAGGCTATCTTGCGTCTGATCGCGCCTGATCTTGCGGGCAAAATTTTGCTTCTTTTGGCGCCTAATTTTGACATAAAACGCGCTAGGCAAATCGTAGGCGAGGGCGTTTATATAGCTCGTGTGATGCCAAATATCGCGGCTTGCATCGGAGCGTCGGCCACGGCTCTTTGCTTTGACGCTGGATTTAGCGAGGCCAAGAAAGAGACCGTGCGCGAGATAATCGCTAAAATCGGTAAAATTTACGAGATAGACGAGACTGGTTTTGCCGCATTTACGGGCATCGCAAGCAGCCTGCCCGCGTATGCGTGCGCCTTTATCGAGGCTGCGGCCGATGCCGGCGTGCGGGGCGGACTGCCTAGGCAGCTTTGCTACGACGCCGTTGCGGCAGCCGTAGAAGGGACGGCGCGTCTGATCCAAAGCGGCAAGCACCCGGCCGCGCTAAAAGACGAGGTCTGCTCGCCCGCGGGAACCACGATCGAGGGACTTGCCGCGCTTGAAAAGGGCGGATTTCGCGGCGCCTTGATGGATGCCGTCGCCGCTTGCATCGCCAAAGCGAGGGGTTAG
- a CDS encoding DNA repair protein gives MKNEVQKFYAVIDLKSFYASVECVERGLDPFKADLVVADDSRGNGSVCLAVSPALRAKGVKNRCRLFEIPKAIKFIIAPPRMQFYIDYAAKIYEIYLKYVSKDDIYVYSIDEAFIDLTSYVKFYNTDAKSIAKKIMDEILKTTGVTATCGMGTNLYLAKIALDILAKHSDDGIAFLDEQLYKERLWTYQPLDDFWRIGKQTRLKLEKHGIFCMKDIANAPRSLLEKFFGVDAYITIDHANGIEPTTIADIKAYKPSTKSYFSSEILPRDYERCEAVVILKEMADRLALRMINKEVMASGITINIKFADKLEPHQRASIRFKTPTNISSVLMSLAEELLLNKIKNVGLIRQISISANDVVKESLAHQSLFEDGAKEKAVLKSLNLLKEKFGKNSVLRAIDLLPEATGQDRNKKIGGHKSGE, from the coding sequence ATGAAAAACGAAGTACAAAAATTTTATGCCGTCATTGATCTAAAGTCCTTTTACGCCTCAGTTGAGTGCGTGGAGCGAGGGCTTGATCCGTTTAAAGCCGACCTAGTCGTAGCTGACGATAGTCGTGGCAACGGAAGTGTTTGCCTAGCTGTTAGCCCAGCTCTTAGAGCAAAAGGTGTGAAAAATAGATGCAGGCTTTTTGAAATACCAAAGGCTATAAAATTTATCATTGCACCGCCTAGGATGCAGTTTTACATCGACTATGCGGCTAAAATTTATGAGATATACCTAAAGTATGTCTCAAAAGATGATATCTATGTCTATTCTATCGATGAGGCCTTTATCGATCTTACTTCTTATGTTAAATTTTATAATACCGATGCAAAATCCATAGCCAAAAAGATAATGGATGAAATTTTAAAAACTACTGGCGTGACGGCCACCTGTGGCATGGGCACAAATTTATACCTCGCAAAAATCGCCCTTGATATCCTGGCTAAGCATAGTGATGATGGGATTGCATTTTTAGACGAGCAGCTTTATAAAGAACGTCTTTGGACGTATCAACCGCTAGATGACTTTTGGCGTATCGGTAAGCAAACTAGGCTAAAGCTGGAAAAACATGGAATTTTTTGTATGAAAGATATAGCAAATGCTCCGCGAAGCTTGCTTGAGAAATTTTTTGGAGTTGATGCCTATATAACGATAGATCACGCAAATGGCATAGAGCCAACGACAATAGCTGATATAAAAGCATATAAACCAAGTACAAAATCCTACTTTAGCTCTGAAATTTTACCAAGAGACTATGAGCGTTGCGAGGCGGTAGTCATACTAAAAGAGATGGCTGATAGGCTAGCGCTTAGGATGATCAACAAAGAAGTAATGGCAAGTGGAATAACGATAAATATAAAATTTGCCGATAAGCTTGAGCCACACCAGCGTGCAAGTATTAGGTTTAAGACACCAACAAATATCTCAAGTGTGCTGATGAGTTTGGCCGAAGAGCTACTTTTAAACAAGATAAAAAATGTTGGGCTGATTAGGCAAATTAGCATCAGTGCAAACGACGTAGTAAAAGAGAGCCTAGCTCATCAAAGTCTTTTTGAGGATGGCGCTAAAGAAAAGGCGGTTTTAAAATCCCTAAATCTCTTAAAAGAAAAATTTGGTAAAAACTCGGTTTTAAGAGCGATCGATCTACTACCAGAAGCCACTGGGCAAGACCGAAATAAAAAGATCGGAGGGCACAAAAGTGGCGAGTAA
- a CDS encoding YolD-like family protein translates to MASKDRAKIFSSFNPLSTLERALRQKEREKCEKLDLDESKIDEILKKISELRPADEVYVSYHDGYTYASASGLISDVNFKNKTLMVVKTRIKFEDINDLKII, encoded by the coding sequence GTGGCGAGTAAAGATAGAGCAAAAATTTTTAGCTCGTTTAATCCTCTCTCAACCTTAGAGCGAGCCCTGCGACAAAAAGAGCGAGAAAAATGCGAAAAACTAGATCTTGATGAGAGCAAGATCGATGAAATTTTAAAAAAGATAAGCGAGCTAAGACCAGCTGATGAAGTATATGTGAGCTATCATGACGGCTATACCTATGCAAGTGCTAGCGGACTAATCTCTGACGTAAATTTCAAAAACAAAACTCTTATGGTTGTAAAAACTAGGATCAAATTTGAAGATATAAATGACCTAAAAATAATTTAG
- the rnc gene encoding ribonuclease III — translation MKILEEFEKNLGYKFKKTELLEEALTHKSTKQALNNERLEFLGDAVMDLLVAEYLFKKFSKIAEGDMSKLRAALVNEKSFANMARHLKMGKFLRLSTAEENNGGREKDSILSDAFEAVMGAIYLEAGLDKVREISIALLELCYPQIDFAHLEKDYKTALQEVTQANLGVIPTYELIGTSGPDHKKEFEIALLLNGKEISRAVGSSKKQAQQLAAKIALEKIKK, via the coding sequence ATGAAAATTTTAGAAGAATTTGAAAAGAATCTTGGATATAAATTTAAAAAAACTGAGCTTTTAGAAGAGGCGCTAACACACAAGAGCACCAAACAGGCGTTAAACAACGAAAGGCTTGAATTTTTGGGCGATGCGGTGATGGATCTGCTTGTGGCTGAGTATCTTTTTAAAAAATTTAGCAAGATCGCAGAGGGCGACATGAGTAAGCTAAGAGCCGCACTTGTAAATGAAAAAAGCTTTGCAAATATGGCAAGGCATCTAAAAATGGGTAAATTTTTAAGGCTAAGTACGGCTGAAGAGAACAATGGCGGACGTGAGAAAGATAGCATTTTAAGCGATGCATTTGAGGCTGTGATGGGCGCTATCTACCTTGAGGCTGGACTTGATAAAGTGCGAGAAATTTCGATCGCTCTGCTTGAACTTTGCTATCCACAGATCGACTTTGCACACCTCGAAAAGGACTACAAAACCGCTCTTCAAGAGGTCACTCAGGCTAATCTTGGTGTCATCCCGACATACGAACTCATCGGCACGTCAGGTCCTGATCACAAGAAAGAATTTGAGATAGCCTTGCTACTAAATGGCAAAGAAATTTCACGCGCCGTTGGCAGCTCTAAAAAGCAAGCCCAACAGCTTGCAGCAAAAATTGCACTAGAAAAAATCAAAAAATAG
- the aroC gene encoding chorismate synthase, producing the protein MNTFGKKLTLTTFGESHGVAIGGVIDGLPAGLKINVDFIQSELDRRRPGQSNFTTARDEADKIEIFSGVFDGMSTGAPIGFAIFNNNQKSNDYENLREIFRPGHADFTYFKKYGFRDHRGGGRSSARETAVRVAGGAFAQLLLNEFNIEILSGVLGIGKVFSDKIDFNFAKNSQIYALGNEEAIKEVINKARSEHDSIGAVVLSVARGVPAGLGEPLYDKLDSALAAALMGINGVKAVEIGAGVNVSSMLGSANNDEMDELGFLSNNAGGILGGISSGAEIVLKSHFKPTPSIFKEQKTLNLAGEVVDFELRGRHDPCIGIRGSVVATAMIRLVIADMLLLNASTKLENLKKIYS; encoded by the coding sequence TTGAATACATTTGGCAAAAAACTAACCTTAACAACCTTTGGTGAGAGCCACGGGGTGGCGATCGGTGGCGTGATAGACGGACTTCCAGCTGGACTAAAGATCAATGTAGATTTTATCCAAAGTGAGCTAGATAGACGCCGCCCTGGGCAAAGCAACTTTACAACCGCAAGAGATGAAGCCGATAAGATAGAAATTTTTAGCGGCGTCTTTGATGGCATGAGCACTGGCGCGCCAATAGGTTTTGCTATTTTTAATAACAACCAAAAATCAAACGACTATGAAAATTTACGTGAAATTTTCCGTCCAGGCCATGCTGATTTTACCTATTTTAAAAAATACGGCTTTAGAGATCATAGAGGCGGTGGACGCTCAAGCGCAAGAGAGACGGCTGTTAGAGTAGCTGGTGGGGCTTTTGCGCAGCTGCTTTTAAATGAGTTTAATATAGAAATTTTAAGCGGCGTGCTTGGCATCGGTAAAGTTTTTAGCGACAAAATAGACTTTAACTTTGCTAAAAATTCTCAAATTTATGCTCTTGGCAATGAAGAAGCGATTAAAGAAGTGATAAATAAAGCTAGAAGCGAGCACGATAGCATAGGAGCTGTGGTTTTAAGCGTGGCTAGAGGAGTGCCAGCTGGTCTTGGTGAGCCACTTTATGATAAGCTAGATAGCGCGTTAGCAGCGGCTTTGATGGGCATAAATGGTGTAAAGGCCGTTGAGATAGGTGCTGGCGTGAATGTAAGCTCTATGCTTGGCTCAGCAAACAATGACGAGATGGACGAGCTTGGCTTTTTGAGCAACAACGCTGGTGGCATACTTGGGGGCATAAGCAGTGGCGCTGAGATCGTGTTAAAGAGCCATTTTAAGCCGACGCCTTCGATATTTAAAGAACAAAAGACGCTAAATTTAGCTGGCGAAGTGGTAGACTTTGAGCTAAGAGGCAGGCATGATCCTTGTATAGGCATACGAGGAAGTGTCGTTGCAACCGCGATGATAAGGCTAGTTATCGCCGATATGTTGCTACTAAATGCTAGTACAAAGCTTGAAAATTTAAAGAAAATTTACAGCTAA